A part of Strix aluco isolate bStrAlu1 chromosome 21, bStrAlu1.hap1, whole genome shotgun sequence genomic DNA contains:
- the AANAT gene encoding serotonin N-acetyltransferase isoform X1, which produces MSALSPLPFLKPVHLRSPRSSPGGQRRHTLPASEFRCLSPEDAISVFEIEREAFISVSGDCPLHLDEIRHFLNLCPELSLGWFEEGRLVAFIIGSLWDQERLSQAALTLHKPRGTAVHIHVLAVHRTFRQQGKGSILLWRYLQYLRCLPFVRRALLMCEDFLVPFYQKCGFEALGPCEVTVGELAFIEMQHSVRGHAFMRRNSGC; this is translated from the exons atgtcaGCACTCAGCCCGTTGCCTTTCCTGAAGCCCGTTCACCTGAGGTCCCCCCGGAGCTCGCCCGGGGGCCAGCGCCGCCACACGCTGCCCGCCAGCGAGTTTCGCTGCCTCAGCCCCGAGGACGCCATCAGCGTGTTTGAGATCGAGCGGGAAg CCTTTATATCCGTCTCGGGGGACTGTCCCCTCCACCTGGACGAGATCCGCCACTTTCTGAACCTGTGCCCGGAGCTCTCCCTCGGCTGGTTTGAGGAAGGGCGGCTCGTGGCGTTCATCATCGGCTCCCTCTGGGACCAGGAGAGGCTCAGCCAG GCAGCGCTGACCCTGCACAAGCCGCGGGGCACGGCGGTGCACATCCACGTGCTGGCCGTGCATCGCACCTTCCGGCAGCAGGGCAAGGGCTCCATCCTCCTGTGGCGGTACCTGCAGTACCTGCGGTGCCTGCCCTTCGTCCGGCGTGCCCTGCTCATGTGCGAAGATTTCCTCGTGCCCTTCTACCAGAAGTGCGGTTTCGAGGCGCTGGGTCCCTGCGAGGTGACGGTGGGGGAGCTGGCCTTCATCGAGATGCAGCATTCCGTGCGGGGACATGCCTTCATGCGCAGGAACAGCGGCTGCTGA
- the AANAT gene encoding serotonin N-acetyltransferase isoform X2, with product MSALSPLPFLKPVHLRSPRSSPGGQRRHTLPASEFRCLSPEDAISVFEIEREAFISVSGDCPLHLDEIRHFLNLCPELSLGWFEEGRLVAFIIGSLWDQERLSQLLPPPHLPSSQEISSVPRQPRRAGDRNLLPGRTGSTDTPPLPVSALARAVLASLGGLQGHVSPREGKALP from the exons atgtcaGCACTCAGCCCGTTGCCTTTCCTGAAGCCCGTTCACCTGAGGTCCCCCCGGAGCTCGCCCGGGGGCCAGCGCCGCCACACGCTGCCCGCCAGCGAGTTTCGCTGCCTCAGCCCCGAGGACGCCATCAGCGTGTTTGAGATCGAGCGGGAAg CCTTTATATCCGTCTCGGGGGACTGTCCCCTCCACCTGGACGAGATCCGCCACTTTCTGAACCTGTGCCCGGAGCTCTCCCTCGGCTGGTTTGAGGAAGGGCGGCTCGTGGCGTTCATCATCGGCTCCCTCTGGGACCAGGAGAGGCTCAGCCAG CTGCTCCCTCCACCACATCTGCCTTCCAGCCAGGAGATCAGCTCAGTCCCACGCCAGCCCCGCAGGGCTGGGGACAGAAATCTCCTGCCTGGCCGCACTGGAAGCACTGACACACCCCCCCTGCCAGTCTCTGCTTtagccagggctgtgctggcaaGCCTGGGGGGGCTACAGGGCCATGTGTCCCCCAGGGAGGGAAAGGCCTTGCCCTAG